One genomic window of Candidatus Nitrospira inopinata includes the following:
- the amoC gene encoding bacterial ammonia monooxygenase, subunit AmoC: protein MAAERGYDISQWYDSRPWKIGWFAMLAIGIFWVLYQRTFGYSHGLDSMTPEFDAVWMGLWRFNIVANALFFAIAVGWIWVTRDRNLANLDPKTELKRYFYWMGWLACYVWGVYYAGSYTLEQDAAWHQVIIRDTSFTASHIVAFYGTFPLYITCGVSSYLYAQTRLPLYSQATSFPLVAAVVGPMFILPNVGLNEWGHAFWFVDELFAAPLHWGFVTLGWCGLFGAAGGVAAQIVSRMSNLADVIWNGAPKSILDPFPSQVNPNAKAGY, encoded by the coding sequence ATGGCGGCAGAGCGGGGCTATGACATTTCGCAGTGGTATGATTCGCGGCCGTGGAAGATTGGGTGGTTTGCGATGTTGGCGATTGGGATTTTTTGGGTATTGTATCAGCGGACGTTTGGGTATTCGCACGGGTTGGACTCGATGACGCCGGAGTTTGACGCGGTGTGGATGGGGTTGTGGCGGTTTAACATTGTGGCCAATGCGTTATTTTTTGCGATTGCGGTGGGGTGGATTTGGGTGACGCGGGATCGGAATTTGGCGAATTTGGATCCGAAGACGGAGTTGAAGCGGTATTTTTACTGGATGGGGTGGTTGGCCTGCTATGTGTGGGGGGTCTATTATGCGGGCAGTTACACATTGGAGCAGGATGCGGCGTGGCATCAGGTGATCATTCGGGACACGAGTTTTACGGCGAGTCACATTGTGGCGTTTTACGGGACATTCCCGTTGTACATTACGTGCGGGGTGTCGAGTTATCTGTATGCGCAGACGCGGTTACCGTTGTATAGCCAGGCGACGTCGTTTCCGTTGGTGGCGGCGGTGGTGGGGCCGATGTTCATCTTACCGAACGTGGGGCTCAATGAGTGGGGCCATGCGTTTTGGTTTGTGGACGAGTTGTTTGCGGCGCCGTTGCATTGGGGCTTTGTGACGTTGGGCTGGTGCGGGTTGTTTGGGGCGGCGGGCGGCGTGGCGGCGCAGATTGTGAGCCGCATGTCGAACTTGGCGGATGTGATTTGGAACGGGGCGCCCAAGAGCATCCTGGATCCGTTCCCCAGCCAGGTCAACCCCAACGCCAAAGCAGGATACTGA
- the pheT gene encoding phenylalanine--tRNA ligase subunit beta gives MPTISIFKSDLESLLGAPGEPRTVSIDELQERLTLVKGEVKGYQADTGELRVELQDSNRPDLWCCEGIARQIRVKLGGTAKPYPFLSKQPGRLPQLLVAPGLDRVRPYVAACAATGYRVTEQGLAQLIQTQEKLADIFGHKRKTVSIGIYRLQKIRFPVTYELASPDDVRFTPLGMDTAMTLSEILMVHPKGLEYGSILAGQSRLPLLRDADHRPLSFPPIINSREIGEVLVGDDELFVEVTGTDAAMVVLTLNIFAVNLADRGAAIQPIAVRYPYETPFGKRVVTPRDIGRPRGIQIETIERALGQELGATVVKEALEAYGYHVSTGKKSVTVKLPPYRQDLMHAMDVVEDVAMSLGYGAFSPEMPSQFTVGGLSRIEQLSDRARELMVGLGFQEIISNILGSPDHYRDAMRLEGTEWGKMVEVRNVMSSSFSCLRQWMIPSLLRVEAASARSFYPHRLFEAGEVAIFDSAHDVGSRTETVLGAMIAHAAAHFSEIHSCLDACLYYLGKTYGLEPIPHPSFLDGRVGTIVVSGTAIGLIGEIHPEVLERWQIAMPVVAFEVNLSRLEHLV, from the coding sequence ATGCCCACGATCTCCATCTTCAAGAGCGATTTGGAATCGTTGCTCGGAGCTCCCGGTGAGCCGCGCACGGTCTCGATCGATGAGCTGCAGGAGCGGCTCACCCTCGTGAAAGGCGAGGTGAAGGGGTATCAGGCGGACACCGGAGAGTTACGCGTTGAGTTGCAGGACAGCAATCGTCCGGATCTCTGGTGTTGCGAGGGGATCGCGCGACAAATCCGCGTCAAGCTCGGCGGGACGGCGAAGCCCTATCCTTTTTTATCCAAGCAGCCCGGGCGATTGCCGCAACTGCTCGTCGCCCCGGGGCTCGATCGTGTGCGCCCCTATGTCGCCGCGTGCGCCGCCACGGGTTATCGGGTCACGGAGCAGGGGTTGGCCCAGCTCATTCAGACGCAGGAGAAGCTGGCGGACATCTTCGGGCACAAGCGGAAGACGGTCTCGATCGGCATCTATCGGCTTCAGAAGATCCGCTTCCCCGTCACCTACGAGTTGGCGAGTCCGGACGACGTGCGGTTCACCCCCTTGGGGATGGACACGGCGATGACCCTCTCGGAAATACTCATGGTCCATCCCAAGGGACTGGAGTACGGGTCCATCTTGGCGGGACAAAGCCGCCTGCCTCTGCTGCGGGACGCGGATCATCGGCCTCTGTCGTTTCCTCCGATCATCAACAGCCGGGAGATCGGAGAGGTGCTGGTCGGGGATGACGAGTTGTTCGTCGAGGTGACGGGGACCGATGCCGCGATGGTCGTGTTGACGTTGAACATCTTTGCCGTCAACTTGGCGGATCGAGGGGCTGCGATCCAGCCGATCGCGGTGCGCTACCCATATGAAACTCCGTTCGGCAAACGTGTGGTCACGCCGCGCGACATCGGACGCCCGCGAGGAATTCAAATCGAGACGATTGAACGGGCCTTGGGTCAAGAACTCGGGGCGACGGTCGTCAAAGAGGCGCTCGAAGCCTACGGGTATCACGTCTCGACAGGAAAAAAATCGGTCACGGTCAAGTTGCCGCCCTATCGGCAGGATCTGATGCACGCCATGGACGTGGTCGAGGACGTGGCGATGAGCCTCGGCTACGGGGCGTTTTCACCGGAAATGCCGTCGCAATTTACCGTCGGGGGGCTGTCTCGAATTGAACAACTCTCGGATCGGGCGCGGGAGTTGATGGTCGGGCTCGGGTTTCAGGAGATTATTTCCAATATCCTCGGCTCTCCCGACCACTACCGTGACGCGATGCGGTTGGAGGGAACGGAGTGGGGGAAGATGGTGGAAGTCCGCAACGTGATGTCTTCAAGTTTCAGTTGCCTCCGCCAGTGGATGATTCCCTCGCTGCTGCGGGTCGAAGCGGCGTCGGCCCGATCGTTCTATCCCCACCGTCTGTTTGAAGCCGGCGAGGTGGCGATTTTTGATTCGGCGCACGACGTCGGTTCCCGCACGGAGACGGTGCTGGGGGCGATGATTGCCCACGCCGCGGCCCATTTTTCCGAGATCCACTCCTGCTTGGACGCTTGCCTCTATTACTTGGGCAAGACGTACGGTCTGGAGCCGATCCCGCATCCGTCGTTTCTCGACGGTCGCGTCGGAACGATCGTCGTCTCCGGAACGGCGATCGGTTTGATCGGCGAAATTCATCCGGAAGTTCTCGAACGTTGGCAAATCGCCATGCCGGTCGTCGCGTTCGAGGTGAATCTTTCCCGGCTTGAGCATCTGGTCTAA
- a CDS encoding DUF2628 domain-containing protein, whose product MKSCGRCSRQSPDEANFCPQCGAPLDESGGPETVSVDQSTAASSQDEETLWRLFIGPNADRYLETFKKFASSGGPRFALSWNWPAFLYISFLWFLYRKMYLHAFVYAVGPMVSAYLTGDMSAGLVWGIMAGVTGNYLYYWHCREHIERIKKIGGLSQADREAALKEAGGVQPYVIWVGVALYILFFISLAKMAQEGAPDRDGRPAKQVEFTRVKASQGSS is encoded by the coding sequence ATGAAGTCCTGCGGCCGTTGCAGTCGGCAGAGTCCGGATGAGGCCAATTTTTGCCCGCAATGCGGGGCGCCGCTCGATGAGTCCGGCGGGCCCGAGACGGTGTCGGTCGATCAATCGACCGCCGCGTCAAGTCAGGACGAGGAGACGCTCTGGCGGCTGTTCATCGGTCCCAATGCCGATCGCTACCTTGAAACGTTCAAGAAGTTTGCATCGAGCGGAGGACCGAGATTCGCTCTCTCCTGGAACTGGCCCGCGTTTCTCTATATTTCGTTTCTCTGGTTTCTCTACCGAAAGATGTATCTCCATGCGTTCGTTTATGCCGTGGGCCCCATGGTGTCCGCCTACCTCACGGGCGATATGAGCGCCGGTCTTGTCTGGGGTATCATGGCCGGTGTGACGGGAAACTATCTGTACTATTGGCATTGCAGAGAGCACATTGAAAGGATTAAGAAGATCGGGGGGTTGAGCCAGGCCGATCGTGAAGCCGCCCTCAAGGAAGCCGGTGGGGTACAGCCCTACGTCATCTGGGTCGGCGTTGCGTTATACATCCTCTTTTTTATCTCCCTTGCCAAGATGGCGCAAGAAGGAGCTCCGGATCGTGACGGCCGGCCGGCTAAGCAAGTCGAGTTCACGAGGGTGAAGGCGAGTCAAGGGTCCTCGTGA
- the rpe gene encoding ribulose-phosphate 3-epimerase — translation MGRPVLIAPSILSADFARLADEAAAVERAGADLLHVDVMDGHFVPNLTVGPPIVQALKKETKLPLDVHLMITNADAFVGEFAKAGADYLTVHVEACPHLHRTIQSIKEHGVKAGVTLNPATPIHSLEEILPDVDLVLIMSVNPGFGGQTFIASCLSKIRAVRGMLDRIGSRALLEVDGGVKIDNAAEILEAGADVLVAGSAVFSSPDYAATIAALRAAGRSVSVHP, via the coding sequence ATGGGCCGGCCGGTCCTGATCGCCCCTTCCATCTTGTCCGCCGATTTCGCCCGACTGGCCGATGAAGCGGCCGCGGTCGAACGGGCGGGGGCGGATCTGCTGCACGTCGACGTCATGGACGGGCACTTCGTGCCGAATTTGACGGTGGGGCCGCCGATCGTGCAGGCGCTGAAGAAGGAAACAAAACTCCCGCTCGACGTCCATTTGATGATTACGAACGCCGATGCGTTCGTAGGCGAGTTCGCCAAGGCGGGGGCGGATTATCTGACCGTGCACGTGGAAGCCTGCCCGCATCTGCATCGGACGATTCAATCCATCAAAGAGCACGGCGTCAAAGCCGGTGTGACGTTGAACCCGGCGACGCCGATTCATTCGTTGGAGGAAATCCTGCCGGACGTCGATCTGGTGTTGATTATGTCCGTCAATCCCGGCTTCGGCGGGCAGACCTTCATCGCGTCCTGTTTGTCCAAGATACGGGCCGTGCGAGGGATGCTGGATCGGATCGGCAGCCGCGCCTTGTTGGAGGTGGACGGCGGCGTGAAAATTGACAACGCGGCTGAGATACTGGAGGCCGGGGCGGACGTTCTGGTCGCCGGCTCGGCGGTTTTTTCCAGTCCCGATTACGCCGCGACCATTGCCGCGTTGCGCGCCGCCGGACGGTCGGTTTCCGTTCATCCATAG
- the rsmB gene encoding 16S rRNA (cytosine(967)-C(5))-methyltransferase RsmB — MTLVPYSLSSYRMSSRRLSSDSPPSPARAAALTVLLALQSDQTTVDDELEKKVAELRLDARDRALAMELIYGVLRRLEFVDWRLAPVLNKPLSRLPAGVQMLVRLGAYQLLCLDRVPASAAVDESVRLAKTHSTRWGHDWSGLVNAVLRNLLRMPEPPMPDPAVDPVHALSVRHSIPLWLCRRWMDRHGFEGADDVCRAAGSIPPLTVRVNRLRTTREQFLDRCRRQGIEVGTTTFSPVGVVLHTGGSVTTLPGFAEGDFYVEDEAAQLIPLILDPQPGELVLDVCAAPGGKTTHVAERMKNRGRVIAIDRKPDRLDLLRDNCRRLGITIVTAAVHDARKSQEMMRLFRRSLGGKGHVASVQSSSASTSDGMVDRILLDAPCSGIGVLRRHPEIKWRKHPSVFPRHQRLQRELLESAAAVLRPGGVLVYSTCSTEPEETEDVIEHFCRRYPGWIRESVGPWLPSNALSCMTAQGAFSTMGNQVGMDGFYAARLRKVS; from the coding sequence GTGACCCTTGTTCCCTATTCCTTGTCTTCTTACCGTATGTCGTCGCGCCGTTTGTCTTCAGACTCTCCCCCATCTCCCGCCCGCGCCGCCGCCTTGACCGTGCTGCTGGCTTTGCAATCCGATCAGACGACCGTCGACGATGAGCTGGAAAAGAAGGTTGCGGAGTTGCGACTGGATGCCAGAGATCGGGCCCTCGCGATGGAACTGATCTACGGGGTCCTGAGACGGTTGGAGTTCGTCGATTGGCGGCTGGCTCCTGTCCTTAACAAACCGCTTTCACGGCTTCCCGCAGGGGTTCAAATGTTGGTGCGGTTGGGAGCCTATCAACTTCTGTGTTTGGACCGCGTTCCCGCCTCGGCGGCGGTGGACGAATCAGTTCGGCTCGCCAAAACCCATTCGACGAGGTGGGGGCACGACTGGAGCGGGTTGGTCAACGCGGTTTTGCGCAACCTGCTTCGGATGCCCGAACCGCCGATGCCGGATCCCGCCGTCGATCCGGTCCATGCCCTATCCGTGCGCCATTCGATCCCGCTCTGGCTGTGCCGGCGATGGATGGACCGGCATGGTTTTGAAGGGGCGGACGACGTCTGCCGAGCGGCCGGTTCCATTCCTCCCTTGACGGTGCGGGTGAATCGCTTGCGAACGACGAGAGAGCAGTTTCTTGATCGGTGTCGCCGACAGGGCATCGAGGTCGGTACGACGACTTTCAGCCCGGTAGGAGTCGTCCTTCACACCGGCGGGTCTGTCACGACCCTCCCTGGATTTGCGGAGGGAGATTTCTATGTGGAAGACGAAGCCGCTCAGCTTATCCCGCTCATTCTCGATCCGCAACCGGGCGAACTCGTGCTCGATGTCTGCGCCGCGCCCGGCGGCAAAACCACCCATGTGGCGGAACGCATGAAGAATCGTGGCCGCGTCATCGCCATCGACCGCAAACCGGACAGGCTTGACCTTCTGCGGGACAACTGTCGCCGGCTGGGAATCACCATCGTGACGGCCGCGGTCCATGACGCGCGAAAGAGTCAGGAGATGATGCGCCTCTTCCGCCGGAGTCTCGGCGGAAAGGGCCATGTTGCGTCGGTTCAATCTTCCTCCGCCTCGACATCCGATGGAATGGTTGATCGGATTCTCTTGGACGCACCGTGCAGCGGCATCGGGGTGTTGCGGCGGCATCCGGAGATCAAATGGCGCAAGCATCCCTCGGTTTTTCCCCGGCATCAACGGCTTCAACGGGAGCTCTTGGAGTCGGCGGCCGCCGTCTTGCGGCCCGGCGGGGTGCTGGTCTATAGTACGTGCTCGACGGAGCCGGAAGAAACCGAGGACGTGATCGAACACTTTTGCCGACGGTATCCGGGCTGGATACGCGAGTCCGTGGGGCCCTGGCTTCCTTCCAACGCCCTTTCCTGCATGACGGCTCAAGGAGCGTTTTCAACCATGGGGAATCAGGTTGGAATGGACGGTTTCTACGCCGCCCGGCTGAGAAAGGTCTCCTGA
- the ttcA gene encoding tRNA 2-thiocytidine(32) synthetase TtcA yields the protein MRARASEPCSPHGENGKLDDETEKIRTRLCRLVGQAIADYRLIEDGDKVMVCLSGGKDSYGLLDILLVLQRRAPVRFDLIAVNLDQKQPGFPAHILPEYLTGLGVPYHIESRDTYSIVRRLIPEGETTCSLCSRLRRGHLYRIATELGATKIALGHHRDDIIETLFLNLFYTGKLKAMPPKLRSKDGRHLVIRPLAFVKESDLARYAELRRFPIIPCDLCGSQEDMKRKKVKAWLREWERDSPGCSDSIAAAITNVAPSLLMDPRLFDFKSLNSTVEPSSEGDVWLDEAPTVAI from the coding sequence ATGCGCGCTCGTGCATCCGAGCCGTGTTCGCCTCATGGCGAGAACGGGAAATTAGACGACGAGACGGAGAAGATCCGGACACGTCTGTGCCGACTGGTGGGACAGGCCATCGCGGACTATCGCTTAATCGAGGACGGCGACAAGGTGATGGTGTGTTTGTCCGGCGGGAAAGACAGTTATGGGTTGCTGGATATCTTGCTCGTGCTGCAACGTCGCGCGCCGGTGCGGTTCGATCTCATTGCCGTCAATCTCGACCAAAAACAGCCGGGCTTCCCCGCCCATATCCTGCCCGAGTATCTGACCGGTTTGGGCGTTCCCTATCATATTGAATCGCGCGACACGTACTCGATCGTGAGGCGGCTCATTCCGGAGGGGGAGACGACCTGCTCGCTCTGTTCGCGACTGCGTCGGGGGCATCTCTATCGGATTGCGACGGAACTCGGCGCCACCAAGATCGCCTTGGGCCATCATCGCGACGACATTATCGAAACGTTGTTTTTGAATCTGTTCTACACCGGCAAGCTCAAGGCCATGCCGCCCAAATTGCGCTCGAAAGACGGACGGCATCTCGTGATCCGCCCGCTGGCGTTCGTGAAGGAATCGGATTTGGCTCGGTATGCGGAGCTGCGCCGTTTCCCCATTATCCCCTGCGACCTGTGCGGGTCACAGGAGGACATGAAGCGAAAGAAAGTGAAAGCCTGGCTCCGCGAATGGGAGCGAGACTCGCCGGGCTGCTCCGACAGCATCGCCGCCGCCATAACCAACGTCGCGCCGTCGCTCTTGATGGATCCTCGCCTGTTCGACTTCAAATCGCTCAACAGCACGGTTGAGCCCTCATCCGAAGGAGACGTCTGGCTGGACGAAGCCCCGACCGTCGCCATTTAA
- the pheS gene encoding phenylalanine--tRNA ligase subunit alpha — translation MDTTSSCDNLHPLEIAVLGVFGAHPAGAALTTEQLAEATKLESSQLSMAIEWLLAKQLLAVTSETVTSVVSLTAVGKTYVERSSPLDCVLSAAREASSTGKRLTIADLQTKEELEPSDVSKAVGRLKKEGALLVVQGGCLESTGRPSLSVEAMRALLRELDEGPRPLESFPEVQRALIHDYAVKRGSAREPFRIEERATRSYTLSQAGAAAVTALAGQAKAEEVAQLSPDLLKDGSWRSKRFRKYTISLRPPRIAAGKKHPYREFLDAVKLKLVSMGFQEMRGSLVETEFWNMDALFMPQFHPARDIHDVYFVKEPARASAVAEPFFSRVAATHEHGGTTGSTGWGYRFDPERAKRLVLRSQGTAVSARTLALSPSVPGKYFSIARCFRYDQVDATHATDFFQVEGIVLGEDINFRTLLGLLNLFAREVAQAKEVKFVPAYFPFTEPSVELHVRHPRLGWMELGGAGLFRPEVTQPLGVTVPVIAWGLGLDRMAMVALGVHDIRELFTDNLDLIRTTRGAF, via the coding sequence GTGGATACGACGTCTTCCTGCGACAATCTCCATCCCCTCGAAATCGCGGTGCTTGGGGTCTTTGGGGCTCATCCCGCCGGGGCCGCGCTCACAACGGAGCAACTCGCCGAGGCGACCAAACTCGAATCATCTCAACTGAGCATGGCGATCGAGTGGCTGTTGGCGAAACAGCTCCTCGCGGTCACTTCTGAAACGGTCACGTCGGTCGTGTCGTTGACGGCGGTGGGAAAGACCTACGTTGAGCGGTCCTCGCCGCTGGATTGCGTCCTGTCCGCCGCGCGAGAGGCCTCGAGCACGGGGAAGCGGCTGACGATCGCCGATCTTCAGACGAAAGAGGAGCTTGAGCCGTCCGACGTCAGCAAGGCGGTGGGCCGTCTCAAAAAAGAGGGGGCGCTTCTGGTCGTGCAAGGCGGCTGTCTTGAGTCCACCGGCAGGCCAAGTCTTTCCGTCGAGGCGATGCGCGCGCTGCTCCGTGAGCTTGATGAAGGGCCTCGCCCGCTGGAAAGTTTCCCGGAGGTCCAGCGGGCGCTCATTCACGATTACGCGGTGAAGCGAGGAAGCGCCAGGGAACCGTTTCGAATCGAGGAGCGCGCGACGCGATCCTACACGTTGTCTCAGGCGGGCGCGGCGGCGGTCACCGCGCTTGCCGGTCAGGCCAAAGCGGAGGAAGTCGCGCAGCTCAGTCCCGACTTGCTCAAGGACGGCAGTTGGAGATCGAAGCGGTTCCGAAAGTACACCATCAGCCTGCGCCCGCCTCGGATCGCAGCCGGCAAGAAGCATCCGTATCGTGAGTTTCTGGACGCGGTCAAGCTCAAGTTGGTCAGCATGGGTTTTCAGGAGATGCGCGGCTCGCTCGTCGAGACCGAATTTTGGAACATGGACGCGCTGTTTATGCCCCAATTCCACCCGGCCCGCGACATTCACGACGTCTATTTCGTCAAAGAACCGGCGCGCGCGTCGGCGGTTGCCGAGCCTTTTTTCTCGCGCGTGGCCGCGACGCATGAACACGGCGGGACGACCGGATCGACCGGCTGGGGGTATCGGTTCGATCCGGAGCGGGCGAAGCGGTTGGTGTTGCGGAGTCAAGGCACGGCGGTGTCGGCCAGGACCCTCGCCTTGTCGCCTTCGGTGCCAGGCAAATATTTTTCGATCGCGCGGTGCTTTCGCTACGATCAAGTGGATGCGACCCATGCGACGGATTTTTTTCAAGTCGAGGGAATCGTCTTGGGCGAGGACATCAACTTCCGCACGCTGTTGGGATTGCTGAATCTGTTCGCCCGGGAGGTCGCCCAGGCGAAAGAGGTGAAGTTCGTGCCCGCCTATTTTCCGTTTACGGAACCGTCGGTCGAACTCCACGTCCGTCATCCCCGGTTGGGCTGGATGGAGCTGGGCGGGGCCGGTCTGTTCAGACCCGAGGTCACTCAACCCCTTGGAGTAACGGTGCCGGTGATCGCCTGGGGGCTGGGGTTGGACCGTATGGCGATGGTGGCGCTCGGCGTTCACGATATCCGCGAGCTGTTCACCGATAACTTGGATCTGATCCGCACGACCAGAGGAGCGTTTTAG
- a CDS encoding acetylornithine transaminase, with the protein MLTEELKEAAAKYLMQTYSRQPISIARGKGVKVYDLEGREYLDFVGGIAVNVLGHTHPDLVHAIHRQAMQLIHVSNLYYTEPQIHLAKTLVEHSFADRVFFCNSGAEANEAAIKLARRYAHQKYGADRFEVITMHNSFHGRTLATITATGQDKVQKGFEPLMPGFRYVPFNDFSAIEAAAGKQTAAVMLEPIQGEGGVHVADRAYLRELREFCTKHDILLVFDEVQTGMGRTGTLFAYQQMGVEPDIMTLAKGLGGGVPIGACLATESVAAAFTPSSHASTFGGNPLACAAGLTVLRTLIEGPVLDHARRMGDYLAKGLTECKDRHRIVREVRGLGLLQGMELDTDAKAIVADCLNRGVLVNATGERVLRFVPPLIITERDIDKLIETLTAVFNRRITDERAVHH; encoded by the coding sequence ATGCTGACCGAAGAATTGAAAGAAGCCGCCGCCAAATATCTGATGCAGACGTATAGCCGTCAACCCATCTCGATCGCTCGAGGGAAAGGCGTAAAAGTCTACGATCTGGAAGGCCGGGAGTACCTCGACTTCGTCGGAGGAATCGCGGTCAACGTCCTCGGCCACACGCACCCGGACCTCGTCCACGCGATTCACCGGCAAGCCATGCAATTGATCCACGTCTCCAACCTCTACTACACGGAACCGCAGATCCACCTGGCAAAGACGCTGGTCGAACATTCCTTCGCCGACCGCGTGTTCTTCTGCAACAGCGGGGCGGAGGCCAACGAGGCCGCCATCAAATTGGCCCGGCGCTACGCGCACCAAAAGTACGGCGCGGACCGATTTGAAGTCATCACCATGCACAACTCGTTTCACGGCAGAACGTTGGCGACCATCACGGCGACCGGACAAGACAAAGTCCAGAAGGGATTTGAGCCGCTGATGCCGGGCTTTCGATACGTTCCCTTCAACGATTTCTCGGCGATTGAGGCCGCAGCCGGTAAGCAAACCGCCGCCGTCATGCTGGAGCCGATCCAAGGAGAGGGGGGCGTGCACGTCGCCGATCGAGCCTACCTGCGTGAACTCCGCGAGTTCTGCACGAAACACGATATCCTGCTCGTTTTCGACGAAGTGCAAACGGGCATGGGCCGCACCGGAACGCTCTTCGCGTACCAACAGATGGGCGTGGAGCCCGACATCATGACCCTGGCCAAGGGATTGGGCGGAGGGGTGCCGATCGGAGCGTGTTTGGCGACGGAATCGGTCGCGGCGGCCTTTACCCCCAGCTCCCACGCCTCGACTTTCGGAGGAAATCCGCTGGCGTGCGCCGCGGGGTTGACCGTTCTTCGAACCCTCATCGAGGGACCCGTTTTGGATCACGCCAGGCGGATGGGCGACTATTTGGCGAAAGGACTGACGGAGTGCAAGGATCGCCATCGAATCGTGCGGGAAGTCCGGGGACTCGGCCTCTTGCAGGGCATGGAGCTGGACACCGACGCCAAGGCGATCGTCGCGGATTGTCTCAACCGAGGCGTGCTCGTCAACGCAACCGGCGAACGGGTCCTACGATTCGTTCCACCGTTGATCATCACGGAGCGGGACATCGACAAATTGATTGAGACCCTGACCGCGGTCTTCAACCGTCGGATCACCGACGAACGAGCCGTCCATCACTAA
- the fmt gene encoding methionyl-tRNA formyltransferase has product MRIVFMGTPDFAVPSLEALLRSDDHVVGVVTQPDRPKGRGQTLVAPPVKVVAEQAGIPVVQPLKIRTPDFLETLAGWKPDLIAVAAFGRILHAPILALPPMGCVNVHGSLLPKYRGAAPIQWALINGETETGITTMLMDEGMDTGPMLLQAKIPILPDDTAGTLAPRLARLGGQLLVQTIAGLRAGTITPIPQDHAQATMAPLLKKEDGAIDWTMSASALVNRIRGLSPWPGAYTFHGSERWTIWKAVAAPEPASSGPGTVLAVTKQSIRVATGEGTLELLEIQTANSKRMAVGHYLAGHRVSAGERLGAAV; this is encoded by the coding sequence ATGCGTATCGTTTTTATGGGAACGCCGGACTTCGCCGTCCCGTCCCTGGAGGCTTTGCTCAGGTCGGACGACCACGTTGTCGGTGTGGTGACTCAGCCGGATAGGCCGAAAGGGCGGGGGCAGACGCTGGTGGCGCCGCCTGTCAAAGTGGTCGCGGAACAAGCCGGCATCCCGGTGGTTCAACCGTTGAAGATCAGGACACCGGACTTTCTGGAAACCTTAGCCGGTTGGAAGCCGGATCTGATCGCGGTGGCGGCGTTCGGGCGGATCCTCCATGCGCCGATTCTCGCTCTTCCTCCTATGGGCTGCGTCAACGTGCATGGGTCGCTGTTGCCGAAATATCGAGGAGCGGCTCCGATTCAATGGGCGTTGATCAACGGAGAAACGGAGACGGGCATCACGACGATGCTGATGGATGAAGGGATGGATACCGGCCCCATGTTGCTTCAAGCGAAGATTCCCATCCTGCCGGACGACACGGCCGGGACCTTGGCTCCTCGCTTGGCGAGACTGGGAGGACAGTTGCTGGTTCAAACCATCGCGGGACTCAGAGCCGGCACGATTACGCCGATTCCTCAGGACCATGCCCAGGCGACGATGGCGCCGTTGCTGAAGAAGGAAGACGGGGCGATCGATTGGACGATGAGCGCATCGGCCTTGGTCAATCGCATCAGAGGTCTGTCTCCCTGGCCCGGCGCCTATACGTTCCACGGGTCGGAACGATGGACTATTTGGAAGGCGGTCGCGGCTCCGGAGCCGGCTTCGAGCGGGCCGGGCACGGTGCTGGCCGTCACGAAACAGTCCATCAGGGTCGCGACCGGCGAGGGGACGTTGGAGCTTCTCGAAATCCAGACGGCCAATTCCAAACGAATGGCCGTCGGCCACTATCTCGCGGGTCATCGTGTCAGCGCCGGTGAGCGGCTGGGAGCCGCCGTGTGA
- a CDS encoding 2,3-bisphosphoglycerate-dependent phosphoglycerate mutase translates to MARLVLLRHGESQWNLENRFTGWVDVPLSPRGVEEARQAGKKLQGFRFDRAFTSMLSRANDTLRLVLETIGQTHIPVEKNQALNERMYGELQGLNKAETAQKYGEAQVKLWRRSYDVRPPGGESLKDTADRVLPYYETAIKPYLLKGETILIAAHGNSLRALVMELERLSKEQVLELNIPTGAPLLYELDGNGKVLSHRYL, encoded by the coding sequence ATGGCCCGGCTGGTTCTGCTCCGACACGGTGAATCCCAATGGAATCTGGAGAATCGTTTTACCGGGTGGGTGGACGTCCCTCTGTCTCCGCGGGGCGTCGAGGAGGCGAGACAGGCCGGGAAGAAATTGCAAGGATTCAGGTTCGATCGCGCGTTCACCTCCATGTTGAGCCGCGCGAACGACACGTTGCGTCTTGTCCTGGAGACCATCGGGCAAACGCACATTCCCGTTGAAAAGAATCAGGCTCTGAACGAGCGAATGTACGGGGAACTTCAGGGGCTCAATAAAGCGGAAACCGCGCAGAAATACGGCGAGGCGCAAGTAAAACTGTGGCGGAGAAGTTATGACGTGAGGCCGCCGGGCGGAGAAAGCCTGAAAGATACGGCCGATCGGGTCCTTCCCTATTATGAGACGGCGATCAAGCCATACCTGCTCAAGGGAGAGACGATTCTGATCGCCGCCCATGGCAACAGCCTTCGCGCATTGGTCATGGAGCTGGAGCGGTTATCGAAAGAACAGGTGTTGGAGTTGAATATTCCAACCGGCGCCCCGCTGCTCTACGAGCTCGACGGCAACGGGAAGGTGCTCTCGCATCGATATCTGTAG